Below is a window of Corynebacterium kalinowskii DNA.
GCTGCGCACCAAGCTCGGCGAGTTCATGATCACCGATCCGGCGCAGATTGATCCCAATGAGACGATTCAGGCCGCGGCGGCGCGTATGCAGGAAGTGAACGTTTCTTCGCTGCTCATTGCGCCGAATTTCGAACTGCAGGGCATCATCACCGACCGCGATCTGCGCAAGCTGGTTGCTGCCGGGGGATCCATTGACCGCCCCGTGTCGGCGATCATGACTCCGAACCCGATCTTTGCCACCCCGGATACCCTCGCGTTCGAAGCCATGCTGATGATGGCCGAGCGGGGGATTCACCACCTACCGGTCGTCGATAATGCCAAGATCGTGGGCGTCATTGCCTCCGCCGACATCATGCGCCTGCTGCGCCACGACCCGATCTACCTCACCGCCGATCTGTCGCGCCGCAATTCGCCTGAGGAATTGCAGCAGGTGTACTCGAACGCGGCGGACGTGGCCGTGCGCTTCATCGAACGCGGCGCCTCCGCGGAGGAAGTGACGGCGCTGCTCACCGTCGCAGCGGATGCGCTGGCCCGGCGTTTGCTCAAGCTCGGCGAGGAAAAGTTTGGCGCACCGCCCGTGCCATACTGCTTCGTCGTCGTAGGTTCCCAAGGTCGTCGTGGCATGGGCCTGGCCTCGGATCAAGACAACTGCCTGGTGCTTTCCGATTCCTATGACCCGACACAGCACGCCGAGTACTTCGAAAACCTCACCCGTTATGTCTGCGAGGGCCTCGACAAGGCAGGTCAGGTGCTGTGTCCTGGCGACATGATGGCGATGACCCCGCAGTGGCGGATGACCGTCTCCGAGTGGATCTCCACGTTCCGCACCTGGATTACCGCTCCCGAACCGGATGCTCTGCTGCATTCCCAGACGTTCTTCGACTTCCGAGGCATCTATGGCTCCCTCGAGCTTGCCGAGCAGGTACACGCCGCCGCTGTCGAGATGGCGAAAGGCGCCGGTCGCATGCATGCCCACCTCGCTGCTTTGGCTTCTCGACGCGAACCGCCGCTCGG
It encodes the following:
- a CDS encoding putative nucleotidyltransferase substrate binding domain-containing protein translates to MTVELEEIQNFLSNHMPYSELDSATLRTLPGRMDMIYVRRGDLIFQVGDSNNYCHIIRSGAVDVLDADGVLLDRREAGRSFGYSTLKDNTASLYTMLAVEDSLLLRIPREVYLELAAANPILDSYFSTQSARIRQAASKLRDSSSADVLRTKLGEFMITDPAQIDPNETIQAAAARMQEVNVSSLLIAPNFELQGIITDRDLRKLVAAGGSIDRPVSAIMTPNPIFATPDTLAFEAMLMMAERGIHHLPVVDNAKIVGVIASADIMRLLRHDPIYLTADLSRRNSPEELQQVYSNAADVAVRFIERGASAEEVTALLTVAADALARRLLKLGEEKFGAPPVPYCFVVVGSQGRRGMGLASDQDNCLVLSDSYDPTQHAEYFENLTRYVCEGLDKAGQVLCPGDMMAMTPQWRMTVSEWISTFRTWITAPEPDALLHSQTFFDFRGIYGSLELAEQVHAAAVEMAKGAGRMHAHLAALASRREPPLGFFRGFVLDRSGEYANTLDVKKGGIAAVVQMARLYALAAGVSEVGTIARLQASAGNGVSEQGASDLVDAYEFLFTMSLRWQADQIRAGEKASYHVDPAKLSKMEREHLRDAFQVIKSMQTALATKFPVRSI